One segment of Amycolatopsis alba DSM 44262 DNA contains the following:
- a CDS encoding esterase/lipase family protein, whose translation MRARVTNGGATKTRKILTTLVAALTFTIAAPAVASAAPSSGWNDWSCKPGANHPEPVVLVHGLGGNATTNWFYHAPKLKDAGYCVYSLTYGGTVLGGQLFGGMASMRKSAVELGSFVDRVRSSTGADKVDIVGHSEGTTMPAYYLKFEGGAEKVKHFVGFGSNFKGTSLNGLSGLAKAALSLPGIDLLADGVCGACREYLPPSAFLDDLARGGVSVPGPTYTSIVSRHDRVVTPYTSGVLNEPGTTDITLQDKCGVDVSGHLSQAIDPNVTSLILKALDPAGAPAPKCVPFFAPL comes from the coding sequence ATGCGGGCTCGGGTCACCAACGGCGGTGCCACGAAGACCAGGAAGATCCTCACCACGCTTGTCGCGGCCTTGACGTTCACGATCGCCGCCCCGGCGGTGGCGAGCGCGGCGCCGTCGAGCGGCTGGAACGACTGGTCGTGCAAACCGGGCGCGAACCACCCCGAGCCCGTCGTGCTGGTGCACGGCCTCGGCGGCAACGCGACGACCAACTGGTTCTATCACGCGCCGAAACTCAAAGACGCCGGTTACTGCGTCTACTCGCTGACCTACGGCGGCACCGTCCTGGGTGGACAGTTGTTCGGCGGGATGGCCTCGATGCGGAAGAGCGCCGTCGAACTCGGCTCGTTCGTGGACCGCGTGCGGTCGAGCACCGGCGCGGACAAGGTCGACATCGTCGGGCACTCCGAGGGCACGACGATGCCCGCGTACTACCTCAAATTCGAGGGCGGCGCGGAGAAGGTGAAGCACTTCGTCGGGTTCGGCTCGAACTTCAAGGGCACGTCGCTCAACGGCCTTTCCGGGCTGGCCAAAGCCGCGCTTTCGCTGCCCGGCATCGACCTGCTCGCCGACGGCGTCTGCGGGGCGTGCCGCGAATACCTCCCGCCGTCGGCCTTCCTCGACGACCTCGCCCGCGGCGGGGTGAGCGTGCCGGGGCCGACCTACACGAGCATCGTCAGCCGCCACGATCGAGTGGTCACGCCGTACACCAGCGGTGTGCTGAACGAGCCGGGCACGACCGACATCACGCTTCAGGACAAATGTGGCGTGGACGTCTCCGGGCACTTGAGCCAGGCGATCGACCCGAACGTGACGAGCCTGATCCTCAAGGCGCTCGACCCGGCAGGCGCGCCCGCGCCGAAGTGCGTGCCGTTCTTCGCGCCGCTGTAG
- a CDS encoding HhH-GPD-type base excision DNA repair protein, translated as MTRALHLVGEEEADRLLTEDPFALLVGMLLDQQFPMEHAFRGPQKIADRMDGFDIKKIHAMDTETFVELCVVPPAIHRYGGSMARRVKDLAEHVVERYDGDAAGIWTAGRPKPDGPEVLKRLKALPGFGDQKAAIFLALLGKQLGIHPKGWRAATGSYGDRGSRRSIADVVDAKTLGEVRAFKKAAKAAAK; from the coding sequence ATGACGCGCGCATTGCACCTGGTCGGGGAAGAGGAAGCGGACCGGCTGCTGACCGAAGACCCGTTCGCGCTGCTCGTCGGGATGCTCCTCGACCAGCAGTTCCCGATGGAACACGCGTTCCGCGGCCCGCAGAAGATCGCGGACCGGATGGACGGTTTCGACATCAAGAAGATCCACGCGATGGACACCGAGACCTTCGTCGAGCTGTGCGTGGTCCCGCCCGCGATCCACCGCTACGGCGGCTCGATGGCCCGCCGTGTGAAGGATCTCGCGGAGCACGTGGTCGAACGCTACGACGGCGACGCGGCCGGGATCTGGACCGCCGGGCGTCCCAAACCGGACGGCCCCGAAGTCCTCAAGCGACTCAAGGCGCTGCCCGGTTTCGGCGACCAGAAGGCCGCGATCTTCCTCGCGTTGCTCGGCAAGCAGCTCGGCATTCACCCCAAGGGCTGGCGCGCGGCCACCGGTTCCTACGGCGACCGCGGCTCCCGGCGTTCGATCGCCGACGTCGTCGACGCGAAGACCCTCGGCGAAGTGCGGGCGTTCAAGAAGGCGGCGAAGGCAGCGGCGAAGTAG
- a CDS encoding MBL fold metallo-hydrolase, which yields MSELTVLGSCGAWPEPGRACARFLLVHEGFKVVLDLGYGAASRLFEHAPGGRVDAVVVTHEHPDHCADVSALGRARAYGLPDEPRIPLHCTPGTVRRLEAMEPRPHPTTIFDVHELGPPREVGPFRMTTFPLPHHVPNHGVRLSAPGLTVAYTGDSGPSPVLAELARDADLLIADATLQGPSPDETPRLVSTAGEAGYWAERGGARRLLLTHFWPGSDLEVSVAEAREEFSGEVLAAEEGAHFRFAG from the coding sequence ATGAGCGAGCTGACCGTGCTGGGCAGCTGCGGCGCCTGGCCGGAACCGGGGCGGGCCTGCGCCAGATTCCTCCTGGTCCACGAGGGTTTCAAGGTCGTACTCGACCTCGGCTACGGGGCTGCGTCACGGCTGTTCGAACACGCCCCCGGTGGCCGTGTCGACGCGGTGGTGGTGACGCACGAGCATCCCGATCACTGCGCCGACGTGAGCGCACTCGGCCGCGCCCGCGCCTACGGGCTGCCGGACGAGCCGAGGATCCCGCTCCACTGCACGCCGGGCACGGTGCGGCGGCTCGAAGCGATGGAGCCGCGACCGCATCCGACGACGATTTTCGATGTGCACGAACTCGGCCCGCCGCGCGAGGTCGGGCCGTTCCGGATGACGACGTTCCCGTTGCCGCACCATGTGCCGAACCACGGGGTCCGGCTGAGCGCGCCCGGACTCACCGTCGCGTACACCGGCGACAGCGGGCCCAGCCCGGTCCTGGCGGAGCTGGCGCGCGACGCCGACCTGCTCATCGCCGACGCCACCTTGCAGGGCCCGTCTCCCGACGAGACGCCGCGGCTGGTGTCGACGGCGGGCGAGGCCGGGTACTGGGCCGAGCGCGGAGGTGCCCGGCGGCTGCTGCTGACCCACTTCTGGCCCGGTTCCGACCTCGAGGTCTCGGTGGCCGAAGCGCGGGAGGAGTTCAGTGGCGAGGTGCTGGCGGCCGAGGAAGGCGCCCACTTCAGGTTCGCGGGCTAA
- a CDS encoding cupin domain-containing protein, translating to MTQRTETRETVLVRAAEAETVGAAPTLVTLLADVSTTGGVLSSARTQLGVGADGAAPHYHTGSSEMFFMLGGKLEVLVGEEIVTVSEGDMLVVPPLTTHAFRAAVDSAADVLIVFIPGVERFDYFRLLEKVGHGEATVQDLLDSQEKFDNHFVESPVWTESAKSRQ from the coding sequence ATGACACAGCGCACCGAAACCCGCGAAACCGTCCTCGTCCGTGCCGCCGAAGCCGAGACCGTCGGCGCGGCCCCCACCCTCGTCACCCTGCTCGCCGACGTCTCGACCACAGGCGGAGTCCTGAGCAGCGCGAGAACACAGCTGGGCGTCGGCGCCGATGGAGCCGCGCCGCACTATCACACCGGCTCCTCCGAGATGTTCTTCATGCTCGGCGGAAAGCTGGAAGTCCTTGTGGGCGAAGAGATAGTCACCGTTTCCGAAGGTGACATGCTCGTGGTCCCGCCGCTGACCACACACGCTTTTCGCGCGGCCGTGGACTCAGCGGCGGACGTGCTGATCGTGTTCATTCCCGGCGTGGAACGGTTCGACTACTTCCGCCTGCTGGAAAAGGTCGGACACGGCGAAGCGACCGTCCAAGATCTCTTGGACAGCCAGGAAAAATTCGACAACCACTTCGTCGAAAGTCCAGTGTGGACGGAGAGCGCGAAGTCCCGTCAATAA
- a CDS encoding DUF2203 family protein, with product MGLFTVPEARAELARLRPVLDELVRLRADAAELAASLRPGGWETTLGGMPEWKAAQARLDDLMTTVQRTGAELKGFAPLLVDFPAELDGVDVLLCWLEGDPELCWYHRVDLGFAGRRRLPDRVVVTEEIAAGLFDGMAAHYDEDTFHGLVAEALVDGLGRTAPERVLDVATGTGVAAFAALRLEPGEVLAIDISPGMIAQAEMKAATRDPGKVITWQVASAVPSPVEDDGADAVLCASSLHFLGAAALRDWLRALRPGGRVGFSLPLASAFRPSEAFAAIVPADLKLPETEDDAAELAAEAGFTEVTVKRLDVESEDRVRSVFVVHATKP from the coding sequence ATGGGATTGTTCACCGTTCCTGAAGCCCGCGCCGAACTCGCCCGGCTACGCCCCGTGCTCGACGAACTCGTCCGCCTCCGCGCCGACGCCGCCGAACTCGCCGCGTCCTTGCGCCCTGGCGGCTGGGAGACCACGCTCGGCGGAATGCCGGAGTGGAAGGCCGCGCAGGCCCGGCTGGACGATCTGATGACCACTGTCCAGCGGACGGGCGCGGAACTGAAGGGGTTCGCCCCGCTCCTGGTCGACTTCCCCGCCGAACTCGACGGCGTCGACGTCCTGCTGTGCTGGCTCGAAGGCGACCCCGAGCTCTGCTGGTATCACCGCGTCGACCTGGGTTTCGCCGGACGCCGACGCCTGCCGGACAGGGTCGTCGTGACCGAGGAGATCGCGGCCGGACTGTTCGACGGCATGGCCGCGCACTACGACGAAGACACCTTTCACGGCCTCGTCGCCGAAGCGCTCGTCGACGGCCTCGGCCGCACGGCTCCCGAACGCGTTCTCGACGTCGCGACCGGCACCGGTGTGGCCGCGTTCGCCGCGCTGCGCCTGGAACCGGGCGAAGTGCTCGCGATCGACATCTCGCCGGGCATGATCGCCCAGGCCGAGATGAAAGCGGCGACACGCGATCCCGGCAAGGTCATCACCTGGCAGGTCGCTTCGGCTGTTCCGTCGCCGGTGGAGGACGACGGCGCCGACGCCGTGCTCTGCGCGTCCTCGCTGCACTTCCTCGGCGCGGCCGCGCTTCGCGACTGGCTGCGGGCGCTGCGCCCTGGCGGCAGGGTCGGTTTCAGCCTGCCGCTGGCGTCGGCGTTCCGGCCGTCGGAGGCGTTCGCCGCGATCGTCCCCGCCGACCTGAAACTGCCGGAAACCGAGGACGACGCGGCGGAACTGGCCGCTGAAGCAGGCTTCACCGAGGTGACCGTGAAGCGCCTCGACGTCGAGTCCGAGGACAGGGTCCGGTCGGTGTTCGTGGTGCACGCGACCAAACCCTGA
- a CDS encoding GNAT family N-acetyltransferase yields the protein MEITTWHLEQTAPDDLSAAKPPAVPVTVTRSELVSPDLNRYLYTAVGGDWFWIDRLGWSWAQWIEWLDRPGVETWVAYVQGTPCGYFELDGSEKAGLEGTVELAYFGLMSSFVGKGIGGHLLTVALREAWALAERWPGKTPTRHVTVHTCTTDGPAALKNYQARGFRLFRTEVEQAELPATTPGPWPGAAKK from the coding sequence ATGGAGATCACGACCTGGCACCTCGAACAGACCGCACCGGACGACCTGAGCGCGGCGAAGCCGCCCGCCGTCCCGGTGACGGTCACTCGCTCCGAGCTGGTCAGCCCGGATCTGAACCGCTACCTCTACACGGCGGTCGGTGGCGACTGGTTCTGGATCGACAGGCTCGGCTGGAGCTGGGCCCAGTGGATCGAATGGCTGGACAGGCCGGGCGTCGAGACCTGGGTGGCCTACGTGCAGGGAACTCCGTGCGGCTACTTCGAGCTCGACGGCAGCGAGAAGGCCGGTCTTGAGGGCACTGTGGAACTCGCGTACTTCGGCCTGATGTCGTCCTTCGTCGGGAAGGGGATCGGCGGGCATTTGCTGACCGTCGCGCTTCGGGAGGCGTGGGCGCTCGCGGAGCGTTGGCCGGGCAAGACGCCGACGCGCCACGTCACGGTCCACACCTGCACCACGGACGGCCCCGCCGCGCTCAAGAACTACCAGGCCCGCGGCTTCCGGCTGTTCCGCACCGAGGTCGAGCAGGCCGAACTGCCCGCCACGACGCCGGGACCGTGGCCGGGAGCCGCGAAGAAGTAG
- a CDS encoding LysR family transcriptional regulator ArgP: MMTDLPLDLVRTLLAVADEGTFDVAASALHVTPSAISQRVKALEQRTGRVLLIRTKPVRLTESGQAVVRFGRQLALLEADTRAELGLTAGDEPVRLPIAVNADSLATWFLPALTRVPPEQKICFELHREDQDHTTTLLREGLVMAAVTSSPDPVTGCSVHRLGHMRYLAVVSPALGTDLDLAEAPVVVFDRRDDLQDRFARERGTIASSLRHYVPSSEGFFDAVAAGMGWGMVPLAQIGDRLRDGRLVSFDPDHPIDVPLFWQQWKLDSPALAAVSAAVTSAAADLLVDPHG; this comes from the coding sequence ATGATGACCGATCTGCCTCTCGACCTGGTCCGCACGTTGCTGGCGGTCGCCGACGAAGGCACGTTCGACGTGGCGGCGTCGGCGCTGCACGTGACGCCGTCGGCGATCAGCCAGCGCGTCAAGGCGCTCGAACAGCGCACCGGCCGGGTCCTGCTGATCCGCACGAAACCGGTGCGCCTGACCGAATCCGGCCAGGCCGTCGTGCGCTTCGGCCGTCAGCTGGCCCTGCTGGAGGCCGACACCCGCGCGGAACTCGGCCTGACCGCCGGCGACGAACCGGTCCGGCTGCCGATCGCGGTGAACGCCGATTCGCTGGCGACCTGGTTCCTGCCGGCGCTCACGCGAGTGCCGCCCGAGCAGAAGATCTGCTTCGAACTGCACCGCGAGGATCAGGACCACACCACGACCCTGCTGCGGGAGGGCCTGGTGATGGCCGCCGTGACGTCGTCGCCGGATCCGGTCACGGGGTGTTCGGTGCACCGGCTCGGGCACATGCGTTACCTGGCCGTCGTGAGCCCGGCCCTCGGCACGGATCTCGACCTGGCCGAAGCGCCCGTCGTCGTCTTCGACCGCCGCGACGACCTTCAGGACCGTTTCGCCCGCGAACGCGGCACGATCGCGAGTTCGCTGCGGCACTACGTCCCGTCGTCCGAAGGGTTCTTCGACGCCGTCGCCGCCGGGATGGGCTGGGGCATGGTGCCGCTCGCGCAAATCGGCGACCGGCTGCGCGACGGCAGGCTCGTCAGTTTCGACCCGGACCACCCGATCGACGTACCGCTGTTCTGGCAGCAGTGGAAACTCGACTCCCCCGCGCTGGCGGCGGTGTCGGCCGCCGTCACGAGCGCGGCCGCGGACCTGCTCGTCGACCCACACGGATGA
- a CDS encoding NADP-dependent isocitrate dehydrogenase: MAKIKVQGTVVELDGDEMTRIIWQFIKDRLIHPYLDVDLEYYDLGIEERDRTDDQITIDSANAIKKHGVGVKCATITPDEARVEEFGLKKMWLSPNGTIRNILGGVIFREPIVIQNIPRLVPGWTKPIIIGRHAHGDQYKATNFKVPGPGTLTISYTPDDGSEPMQFDVAKFPEGGGVAMGMYNYRKSIEDFARASLQYGLDREYPVYMSTKNTILKAYDGMFKDVFEEIYQAEFKADFDAKGISYEHRLIDDMVAAAMKWEGGYVWACKNYDGDVQSDTVAQGFGSLGLMTSVLRTPDGKTVEAEAAHGTVTRHYRQHQQGKPTSTNPIASIFAWTRGLEHRGKLDSNPELIGFANKLEQVVIETVESGKMTKDLALLISKEQAFQTTEEFLATLDENLAKKIAQG; encoded by the coding sequence ATGGCCAAGATCAAGGTCCAGGGCACCGTCGTCGAGCTCGACGGCGATGAGATGACCCGCATCATTTGGCAGTTCATCAAGGACAGGCTGATCCACCCGTACCTGGACGTGGACCTGGAGTACTACGACCTGGGCATCGAGGAGCGGGATCGCACCGACGACCAGATCACCATCGACTCCGCCAACGCGATCAAGAAGCACGGCGTCGGCGTCAAGTGCGCCACGATCACGCCGGACGAGGCGCGCGTCGAAGAGTTCGGCCTGAAGAAGATGTGGCTCTCGCCCAACGGCACGATCCGCAACATCCTCGGCGGCGTGATCTTCCGCGAGCCGATCGTCATCCAGAACATCCCGCGCCTGGTGCCCGGCTGGACCAAGCCGATCATCATCGGCCGTCACGCGCACGGTGACCAGTACAAGGCGACCAACTTCAAGGTCCCCGGCCCCGGCACGCTGACCATCAGCTACACCCCGGACGACGGCTCCGAGCCGATGCAGTTCGACGTCGCGAAGTTCCCCGAGGGCGGCGGCGTCGCCATGGGCATGTACAACTACCGCAAGTCCATCGAGGACTTCGCGCGCGCCTCGCTGCAGTACGGCCTCGACCGCGAGTACCCGGTCTACATGTCGACCAAGAACACCATCCTCAAGGCCTACGACGGCATGTTCAAGGACGTGTTCGAGGAGATCTACCAGGCCGAGTTCAAGGCCGACTTCGACGCCAAGGGCATCTCCTACGAGCACCGCCTGATCGACGACATGGTCGCCGCGGCGATGAAGTGGGAGGGCGGCTACGTCTGGGCCTGCAAGAACTACGACGGTGACGTGCAGTCCGACACGGTCGCGCAGGGCTTCGGCTCGCTGGGCCTGATGACGTCGGTGCTGCGCACCCCGGACGGCAAGACCGTCGAGGCCGAGGCCGCGCACGGCACGGTCACCCGGCACTACCGCCAGCACCAGCAGGGCAAGCCGACCTCGACCAACCCGATCGCGTCCATCTTCGCGTGGACCCGTGGCCTCGAGCACCGCGGCAAGCTGGACTCGAACCCGGAGCTGATCGGGTTCGCGAACAAGCTGGAGCAGGTCGTCATCGAGACCGTCGAGAGCGGCAAGATGACCAAGGACCTCGCGCTGCTGATCAGCAAGGAGCAGGCGTTCCAGACCACCGAGGAGTTCCTCGCGACGCTGGACGAGAACCTGGCCAAGAAGATCGCCCAGGGCTGA
- a CDS encoding MarR family winged helix-turn-helix transcriptional regulator, whose translation MSEERNVDAIDEVVGAWRRERPELDLTAIGVAGRLGRVTMLTTPMVEAVFARHGLKQGEFDVLAALRRSGKPYTLIPSELSATLMMSRAGMTSRIDRLESAGLVERALDPEDRRSFRVTLTERGFEVVDAAMTEHTANVAKLLSPLGAELDVLDGALRRLLGSLE comes from the coding sequence GTGAGTGAAGAGCGGAACGTCGACGCGATCGACGAGGTGGTCGGCGCCTGGCGGCGGGAACGGCCGGAACTGGACTTGACCGCGATAGGGGTCGCCGGTCGCCTCGGCCGCGTGACGATGCTGACCACGCCGATGGTGGAGGCCGTGTTCGCGAGACACGGCTTGAAACAAGGTGAGTTCGACGTGCTCGCGGCGCTCAGGCGGTCCGGGAAGCCGTACACGCTGATCCCGTCCGAGCTGTCCGCGACGCTGATGATGTCCAGGGCCGGGATGACCAGCCGGATCGACCGGCTCGAGTCGGCGGGACTGGTCGAGCGGGCGCTCGATCCCGAGGACCGGCGCAGCTTCCGGGTGACGCTGACCGAGCGTGGTTTCGAGGTCGTCGACGCCGCGATGACCGAGCACACGGCGAACGTCGCGAAGCTCCTCTCGCCGCTGGGTGCGGAGCTCGACGTCTTGGATGGGGCACTGCGCCGGCTGCTCGGTTCGCTGGAATGA
- a CDS encoding exodeoxyribonuclease III produces the protein MRRVLTVSTVNVNGLRAAAKKGFVEWLGSTKADVVACQEVRAELKELPAGAAAPEGWHVVHAPSVQKGRNGVMLFSRAEPEEVRIGFGEPEFEDSGRYAEIHLPNVVVASLYLPSGDVGTPRQDEKERFMAAFLPYLVDLRAKAEAGGREVVVVGDWNIAYEKTDLKNWRGNQKSSGFLPEEREWLGRVFTEAGYVDVQRKLDPEGPGPYTWWSYRGKAFDNDSGWRIDCQIATPGLAERCTSVVVERAESYDQRWSDHAPVTATYSG, from the coding sequence GTGCGGAGAGTGCTGACCGTCTCCACTGTGAATGTCAACGGCCTCCGTGCCGCCGCGAAAAAGGGCTTCGTCGAGTGGCTGGGCTCCACGAAGGCCGATGTCGTCGCCTGCCAGGAGGTCCGGGCCGAGCTCAAGGAGCTGCCGGCCGGTGCCGCCGCGCCCGAGGGCTGGCACGTGGTGCACGCGCCGTCCGTGCAGAAGGGACGCAACGGCGTCATGCTCTTCAGTCGGGCCGAGCCGGAAGAGGTCCGCATCGGTTTCGGCGAGCCCGAATTCGAGGACAGCGGCCGTTACGCGGAGATCCACCTGCCGAATGTCGTGGTCGCGAGCCTGTACCTGCCCAGCGGCGACGTCGGGACCCCGCGCCAGGACGAGAAGGAGCGCTTCATGGCGGCGTTCCTGCCGTACCTCGTCGATCTGCGCGCCAAGGCCGAGGCCGGTGGCCGTGAGGTCGTCGTCGTGGGCGACTGGAACATCGCCTACGAGAAGACCGACCTGAAGAACTGGCGCGGGAACCAGAAGAGCTCGGGCTTCCTGCCGGAGGAGCGGGAATGGCTCGGCCGCGTGTTCACCGAGGCCGGTTATGTCGACGTGCAGCGCAAACTCGATCCGGAAGGCCCCGGCCCGTACACCTGGTGGTCGTACCGCGGGAAGGCGTTCGACAACGACTCGGGCTGGCGCATCGACTGCCAGATCGCCACTCCCGGTCTGGCCGAGCGGTGCACGTCCGTCGTGGTCGAGCGCGCCGAGTCCTATGACCAGCGCTGGTCCGACCACGCGCCGGTGACGGCGACGTACTCCGGCTGA
- a CDS encoding MFS transporter, with amino-acid sequence MTFAPPRTAVLALGTFAVGTSGYVVAGLLPALTGELAVSETAAAQLVTAFAIAYAIGSPLFAAVTGRWERRSLLVAALVVTAIGNALAALAPGYVTLLLARVVTAIGAAVFTPAASAVAAELTSPERRGRAVALVFGGLTVATILGVPLGSVLSQSVGYQAVFALVAAFSLLGAFAVRLVLPAVPAPPPVRLAERFTVAKDPRVLAMLGATVLGCLAAFSVYTFISPVLSATAGVHGTTVSLLLFVYGAGGALGNVLGGRATDRWGARVPLLVVFGGITVVLAMLPLVATSIAGAAVVLFLWGLATWSINPPIQHRLIELSSQNAGLLLSLNASAIYLGVGLSGLVGGAVLSGGGPLLLPEIAAVLTAIAAAVVVAGWRSRVRQPAMAE; translated from the coding sequence ATGACTTTCGCACCACCCAGGACCGCGGTGCTGGCGCTGGGTACCTTCGCGGTCGGCACCAGTGGCTACGTGGTCGCCGGGCTGCTGCCCGCGCTGACCGGTGAGCTCGCGGTCTCCGAGACGGCCGCCGCCCAGCTGGTCACCGCCTTCGCCATCGCGTACGCGATCGGCTCGCCGTTGTTCGCCGCGGTCACGGGCCGCTGGGAACGGCGCTCGCTCCTGGTCGCCGCCCTCGTCGTCACCGCCATCGGCAACGCTCTCGCCGCCCTCGCGCCCGGCTACGTGACCCTGCTCCTCGCCAGGGTCGTCACCGCGATCGGCGCGGCGGTCTTCACCCCGGCCGCGAGTGCCGTCGCCGCCGAACTCACCTCGCCGGAACGCCGGGGCCGCGCGGTCGCGCTCGTCTTCGGTGGCCTGACGGTCGCGACGATCCTGGGCGTCCCGCTCGGCAGCGTCCTCTCGCAGAGCGTCGGCTACCAGGCTGTCTTCGCGCTCGTCGCGGCCTTCTCGCTCCTCGGCGCCTTCGCGGTCCGGCTGGTCCTGCCCGCCGTCCCGGCGCCGCCTCCGGTCCGGCTGGCCGAACGGTTCACCGTCGCCAAGGACCCGCGTGTACTCGCCATGCTCGGCGCGACCGTGCTCGGCTGCCTCGCCGCGTTCTCCGTCTACACCTTCATCTCGCCGGTCCTGTCGGCCACGGCGGGCGTCCACGGCACGACGGTCAGCCTGCTGCTGTTCGTCTACGGCGCGGGCGGCGCGCTCGGCAACGTCCTCGGCGGGCGTGCGACCGACCGGTGGGGTGCGAGGGTGCCGCTGCTGGTCGTGTTCGGCGGGATCACGGTGGTGCTCGCGATGCTGCCGCTGGTGGCGACGAGCATCGCGGGCGCGGCCGTCGTGCTGTTCCTCTGGGGATTGGCCACCTGGTCGATCAACCCGCCGATCCAGCACCGGCTGATCGAGCTGTCCAGCCAGAACGCCGGGCTTCTCCTGTCGCTCAACGCGTCCGCGATCTACCTCGGCGTCGGCCTCTCCGGGCTGGTCGGAGGAGCCGTGCTCAGCGGCGGCGGGCCGCTCCTGCTGCCCGAGATCGCGGCGGTGCTGACCGCGATCGCCGCGGCCGTGGTCGTGGCAGGTTGGCGGAGCCGCGTGAGGCAGCCCGCCATGGCCGAGTGA
- a CDS encoding LysE/ArgO family amino acid transporter — MGDVLFSAGAGFGATMALIVAIGAQNAFVLRQGIRREAVLVVVLICIFSDAILVSLGVGGVGALVGTSPEALTIVALVGGAFLLCYGALAARRAFRPAALETDGPETGGSLRRIVLTTLAITWLNPHVYLDTLLLLGAIAAGHGGGRWAFGAGAVTASVLWFLALGFGARLLSGFFRKPSSWRVLDGLVAATMIALGVTLVASA, encoded by the coding sequence ATGGGAGACGTTCTGTTCAGCGCGGGCGCCGGGTTCGGCGCCACCATGGCCCTCATCGTCGCGATCGGCGCGCAGAACGCGTTCGTGCTGCGCCAGGGCATCCGCCGCGAAGCCGTGCTCGTGGTGGTGCTGATCTGCATCTTCTCGGACGCCATCCTGGTCAGCCTCGGCGTCGGCGGCGTGGGCGCGCTGGTGGGGACATCGCCCGAAGCTCTGACCATCGTCGCCCTGGTCGGCGGCGCTTTTCTGCTTTGCTACGGCGCTCTCGCGGCCCGTCGCGCGTTCAGGCCGGCCGCACTGGAAACCGATGGCCCGGAGACCGGCGGATCGCTGCGCCGCATCGTGCTGACCACGCTGGCGATCACCTGGCTGAACCCGCATGTCTACCTCGACACCCTGCTCCTGCTCGGCGCCATCGCGGCGGGACACGGCGGCGGCCGGTGGGCGTTCGGCGCCGGCGCGGTGACGGCCAGCGTGCTCTGGTTCCTCGCGCTCGGCTTCGGCGCGAGGCTGCTCAGTGGGTTCTTCCGCAAACCGTCGTCGTGGCGGGTGCTGGACGGCCTGGTCGCCGCCACGATGATCGCCCTCGGGGTGACACTGGTGGCCAGCGCCTGA
- a CDS encoding DUF1918 domain-containing protein — translation MQATVGDEIHVHGRTVGSAEQRGEILEVRGEHGGPPYLVRFADGHEGLVFPGPDCVVQTRAE, via the coding sequence ATGCAGGCGACCGTCGGAGACGAGATCCACGTGCACGGACGCACGGTGGGCTCGGCCGAGCAGCGCGGCGAAATCCTCGAAGTACGCGGCGAACACGGCGGCCCGCCGTATCTCGTCCGGTTCGCGGACGGGCACGAAGGGCTGGTCTTCCCCGGCCCCGACTGCGTAGTCCAGACTCGCGCCGAATAG